One segment of Prionailurus bengalensis isolate Pbe53 chromosome X, Fcat_Pben_1.1_paternal_pri, whole genome shotgun sequence DNA contains the following:
- the LOC122477412 gene encoding PWWP domain-containing DNA repair factor 3B-like: protein MAAEYILCNWKGHIWPAKVLSRSGISPKYMRKRALSLEVQILSVGKKIKVKSTDIKLLSESQIESVTSLLVAQSKASVPPGQKVAYRNALKVALEILNKRANFGPARASDGLETTTPSQRGPQMQARKKYQKPKGTLLRSLRKRKNLKSLLVCSQNKNAPDSGRSQAHTTITHTLRERRAKSSRSCSMCSKFPSLSEDDHKTGGRPHAHTMATCTLRERRAKSSRSCSVCSKFSSLSEDVHKTGGRPHVHTMVTRTLRERRAKSSRSCSMCSKFSSLSEDVHKTGGQPHVHTTVTHTLRERRAKSSRSCSVCSKFSSLSEHDHKTGGQPHVHTTVTRTLRERRAKSWRSCSVCSKFPSLSEDDHKTGGRPHTHTTVTRTLRERRAKSSRGCSVCSKFPSLSEDDHKTGGRPHAHTTVTRTLRERRAKSSRSCSVSSKFSSLSEHDHKTGGQPHVHTTVTRTLRERRAKSSRSCSVCSKFPSLSEDDHKTGGRPHAHTTVTRTLRERRAKSSRSCSVCSKFSSLPKDDHKTGGRPHVHRMVTRTLRERRAESSRSCSVSSKFSSLLEDDHKTGGRPHAHTTVTRTLRERRAKSSRSCSMCAKLPSLSEDDHKTGGRPHAHTTVTRTLKERRAKSSRSGSVSSKFPSLSEDDHKTGGKGNRDTSRGMSLHHTVKEKGTSAKDGGILPPLSPSFNLTLPKAHKEEAHDTYPRTLAVSSESSAFLGNVEDHGEVAWKPGLEGAAASSSAPKQRRCYSLGLANRKRKLQVTEFEKGLQELQPSVNSKAINPTTPIKKNANKEMGQVASMGFPQEPCPIEGGMMVWFKFQNHPFWPAVVKSVSQTEQTARVLLVEANMHCEMSGIRVPLRRLKHLDCKEKEKLIKRARKLYKQSVNWCFSLIAHYRERLRRGSFAGSFLDYYGADISYPIRKAIQDRDLEIDFPKVNYADLEDSEEETSLDGKRPCKKILPDRMKAARDRANQKLVDFIVKTKGADHHLLDIVQGRKQSRWLVSFRNSSRYVICVETYLEDEDQLDVVVRHLQEIYKQIDKKMLNLVRDDKVSFVLEVLLPEAIICSIAALDGLDYKEAEKKYLQGPPVHYREKELFDKNILKKIRKR from the coding sequence ATGGCTGCTGAGTACATCCTATGCAATTGGAAAGGCCACATTTGGCCAGCAAAGGTTTTGTCCAGATCTGGGATCTCAccaaaatatatgaggaaaaGAGCACTTTCTCTAGAAGTTCAAATACTCTCAgtaggtaaaaaaattaaagtgaaaagcACAGACATAAAGCTCCTAAGTGAGTCTCAAATTGAATCCGTTACCTCCTTGCTAGTGGCCCAGTCAAAGGCCAGTGTTCCACCAGGACAGAAAGTGGCCTACAGAAATGCTCTTAAAGTGGCACTGGAGATCCTGAATAAGAGAGCAAATTTCGGTCCAGCAAGAGCATCAGATGGTCTAGAAACCACTACACCATCTCAAAGGGGACCACAAATGCAAGCTCGTAAAAAGTACCAGAAGCCTAAAGGTACCTTACTGAGGAgtcttaggaaaagaaaaaatctcaaatcGCTGCTGGTGTGTTCACAGAATAAAAACGCCCCAGACAGTGGCCGATCACAGGCGCACACAACCATCACGCATACACTAAGGGAAAGGCGAGCAAAGTCCTCGCGAAGCTGCAGCATGTGCTCAAAGTTCCCATCACTTTCGGAAGATGATCATAAGACAGGAGGCCgaccacacgcacacacaatggcCACGTGTACTCTAAGGGAAAGGCGAGCAAAGTCCTCGCGAAGCTGCAGCGTGTGCTCAAAGTTCTCATCACTTTCGGAAGATGTTCATAAGACAGGAGGCCGACCACACGTGCACACAATGGTCACGCGCACTCTAAGGGAAAGGCGAGCAAAGTCCTCGCGAAGCTGCAGCATGTGCTCAAAGTTCTCATCACTTTCGGAAGATGTTCATAAGACAGGAGGTCAACCACACGTGCACACAACGGTCACGCACACTCTAAGGGAAAGGCGAGCAAAGTCCTCGCGAAGCTGCAGCGTGTGCTCAAAGTTCTCATCACTTTCAGAACATGATCATAAGACAGGAGGTCAACCACACGTGCACACAACGGTCACGCGCACTCTAAGGGAAAGGCGAGCAAAGTCCTGGCGAAGCTGCAGCGTGTGCTCAAAGTTTCCATCACTTTCAGAAGATGATCATAAGACAGGAGGCCgaccacacacgcacacaacgGTCACGCGTACACTAAGGGAAAGGCGAGCAAAGTCCTCGCGAGGCTGCAGCGTGTGCTCAAAGTTTCCATCACTTTCAGAAGATGATCATAAGACAGGAGGCCGACCACACGCGCACACAACGGTCACGCGCACTCTAAGGGAAAGGCGAGCAAAGTCCTCGCGAAGCTGCAGCGTGTCCTCAAAGTTCTCATCACTTTCAGAACATGATCATAAGACAGGAGGTCAACCACACGTGCACACAACGGTCACGCGCACTCTAAGGGAAAGGCGAGCAAAGTCCTCGCGAAGCTGCAGCGTGTGCTCAAAGTTTCCATCACTTTCAGAAGATGATCATAAGACAGGAGGCCGACCACACGCGCACACAACGGTCACGCGTACACTAAGGGAAAGGCGAGCAAAGTCCTCGCGAAGCTGCAGCGTGTGCTCAAAGTTCTCATCACTTCCGAAAGATGATCATAAGACAGGAGGTCGACCACACGTGCACAGAATGGTCACGCGTACTCTAAGGGAAAGGCGAGCAGAGTCCTCGCGAAGCTGCAGCGTGTCCTCAAAGTTCTCCTCACTTCTGGAAGATGATCATAAGACAGGAGGCCgaccacatgcacacacaacggTCACGCGTACACTAAGGGAAAGGCGAGCAAAGTCCTCACGAAGCTGCAGCATGTGCGCAAAGCTCCCATCACTTTCGGAAGATGATCATAAGACAGGAGGCCgaccacacgcacacacaacgGTCACGCGTACTCTAAAGGAAAGGCGAGCAAAGTCCTCGCGAAGTGGCAGTGTGTCCTCAAAGTTCCCATCACTTTCAGAAGATGATCATAAGAcaggaggcaaaggaaatagGGACACATCAAGAGGTATGTCTTTGCATCACACAGTCAAAGAGAAGGGTACAAGTGCTAAAGATGGAGGCATCCTTCCACCTTTGTCACCAAGCTTCAACCTCACTTTGCCCAAAGCTCACAAAGAAGAGGCACATGACACCTACCCAAGGACCCTGGCTGTCTCCTCTGAAAGCTCTGCCTTCTTGGGGAATGTTGAGGACCATGGAGAGGTTGCCTGGAAGCCAGGCTTGGAAGGTGCAGCAGCATCCTCCAGTGCCCCTAAACAGAGGCGGTGTTATTCACTCGGTCTGGCAAATAGAAAAAGGAAGCTGCAGGTGACAGAGTTTGAGAAAGGGCTGCAAGAACTTCAACCTTCAGTCAACTCAAAGGCTATTAACCCCACCACCCCCATTAAAAAGAATGCCAACAAAGAAATGGGACAAGTGGCAAGCATGGGTTTTCCACAAGAGCCTTGTCCCATTGAAGGAGGAATGATGGTCTGGTTCAAATTTCAGAATCACCCATTTTGGCCTGCAGTAGTAAAGAGTGTCAGCCAAACAGAGCAGACTGCAAGGGTGCTTTTGGTTGAGGCAAACATGCACTGTGAAATGAGTGGCATTCGAGTTCCTCTTCGAAGATTAAAGCACCTGGAttgtaaagagaaagaaaaactaataaagaGAGCCAGGAAGTTGTACAAGCAAAGTGTGAACTGGTGCTTCTCCCTGATTGCCCACTACAGAGAAAGGCTCAGGCGAGGTTCTTTTGCAGGCAGTTTCCTGGACTATTATGGTGCTGACATCAGTTACCCAATTAGGAAAGCCATCCAAGACAGGGATCTGGAGATTGATTTCCCAAAGGTGAATTATGCCGACCTGGAAGATTCTGAGGAGGAGACCTCCCTGGACGGGAAGAGGCCCTGCAAGAAAATTCTCCCTGACCGGATGAAGGCTGCTCGGGACCGAGCCAACCAGAAGCTAGTGGACTTCATCGTGAAAACAAAGGGGGCCGATCACCATCTTCTGGACATTGTCCAAGGCAGGAAACAGTCCAGGTGGCTGGTATCATTTAGGAATTCGAGCAGGTACGTGATCTGCGTTGAAACATACCTGGAGGACGAAGACCAGTTGGATGTGGTGGTAAGACATTTACAAGAAATCTACAAACAAATAGACAAGAAAATGCTGAATCTGGTAAGGGATGACAAAGTGAGTTTTGTTCTGGAAGTTCTTCTGCCAGAAGCAATCATTTGTTCAATTGCTGCACTTGATGGATTGGATTAcaaggaggcagaaaaaaagtACCTACAGGGGCCACCTGTGCATTACCGGGAAAAAGAGCTATTTGATAAAAATAtcctaaagaaaataagaaagagataa